One window of Chloroflexota bacterium genomic DNA carries:
- a CDS encoding Z1 domain-containing protein: MTDSVKIKEAEKFLSQIILSRGSNLSSQDIITIVEQFRPVFQDSYYQFKSEDFNTLIRSLETQYFTTMGAGVSLIDLDIPHDEEWYLKRQISWDYAEDYEKYLITQGWPTRVIGSMGSVTNRILGLLQDPHKDGDWERRGLVIGHVQSGKTSNYIGLISKAADAGYKFIIVIAGIHNNLRTQTQERIDVGFIGRDSRNNNRIGVGQLRPNRSMPVTVTTTESDFNKALANRFGMELKSLNNTFILVIKKNVSTLGSLYNWLKELNVRQGIEKISDIPMLLIDDEADNASINTNKPELDPTRTNKEIRRILNLFKKRCYIGYTATPFANVFINPDNKDDMLGNDLFPAHFIHCLDAPTNYFGSEKIFSGYESIDNIIIRKIDDVDKHISIGHKKDDSIQSLPQSLKKAINCFILSRTIRNIRGDKNKHCSMMVNISRFVSIQREFKYLITEYIEQLKNAIRFNYKLPIEKALKDELIQQIFKTFQEEYIDCETEWMDILDELNEAASLIKILLVNSKSDEALNYTTYTNQGDGLTVIVIGGLSLSRGLTIEGLTISYIYRNSKMYDTLMQMGRWFGYRDGYEDICRIYMSDISYGWYCHISEATEELRMQVKRMSREQKKPSDFGLYVRAHPDTLIVTALNKMRYAENRSFHISYDGKLMETHILPASIDKNESNRSFFKSFFDILSQSSAPYIDATNSLLFKNINWEDIQNFIFSFQFHNDLSDLQENIPKFIKEISDIYPYWDVAFRSLSGKEPEIGYMIAAQERDVGHDTSGQPRKPSSENGWYTGNKNRFSGNSMFKIGLDDNQIMRAQELAAEASRKNPIFSDYTNVRGKPLLLLHLLNLIDRKKDDQVIQSLVPAISLSFPNSSDVRTIRYVVNSVWLKQFEENQYDSSSEEDDYDINI, translated from the coding sequence ATGACAGATTCAGTAAAAATTAAAGAGGCCGAAAAGTTTTTATCTCAAATTATTCTTTCTCGTGGCAGTAATCTATCTAGTCAAGATATTATTACAATCGTCGAACAGTTTCGTCCTGTATTTCAAGATAGCTACTATCAATTTAAATCAGAGGATTTTAATACACTTATTAGATCGCTAGAAACCCAATATTTTACAACTATGGGAGCAGGTGTATCTCTTATCGATCTTGATATACCTCATGATGAGGAATGGTATCTTAAGCGCCAAATCAGTTGGGATTATGCAGAAGACTATGAGAAATATCTTATTACGCAAGGTTGGCCAACTCGAGTGATTGGCTCAATGGGGTCTGTTACTAACCGAATTCTTGGTCTTCTACAAGACCCGCATAAAGATGGAGATTGGGAGCGAAGAGGATTAGTGATTGGTCATGTTCAATCAGGAAAGACCTCAAATTACATTGGGTTGATTTCAAAGGCTGCTGATGCTGGCTACAAATTTATAATTGTTATTGCTGGAATTCATAATAATCTTAGAACACAAACTCAAGAGCGTATTGATGTAGGATTTATAGGTCGAGATAGTAGGAATAATAATCGCATTGGAGTAGGTCAGTTACGACCTAATCGTTCTATGCCTGTAACTGTTACTACAACTGAAAGCGATTTTAATAAAGCTCTTGCAAATAGATTCGGCATGGAATTAAAATCCCTTAATAATACATTTATACTCGTTATTAAAAAGAACGTAAGTACACTTGGTAGTCTCTACAATTGGTTAAAGGAATTGAATGTACGTCAAGGTATAGAGAAAATCTCTGATATTCCGATGTTATTAATTGATGATGAAGCTGATAATGCTTCTATCAATACTAATAAACCAGAACTAGATCCAACGAGAACAAATAAAGAGATTCGTAGAATACTTAATTTGTTCAAAAAACGTTGTTATATAGGCTATACAGCTACTCCATTTGCCAATGTATTTATTAATCCGGATAATAAAGATGATATGCTTGGTAATGATTTATTTCCAGCACATTTTATTCACTGTTTAGATGCACCAACAAATTATTTTGGGTCAGAAAAGATATTTTCTGGTTATGAATCAATTGATAATATTATTATTAGAAAAATAGATGATGTAGATAAACATATTTCTATAGGACACAAGAAAGATGATTCAATTCAATCTCTTCCACAAAGCTTAAAAAAGGCAATAAATTGCTTTATCCTTAGTAGAACAATTCGTAATATAAGAGGTGATAAAAATAAACATTGCTCAATGATGGTTAATATTTCTCGTTTTGTATCTATACAACGAGAATTCAAGTATCTTATTACAGAATATATTGAACAATTAAAAAATGCAATACGTTTTAATTACAAATTACCAATTGAAAAGGCTTTAAAAGATGAACTTATACAACAAATATTTAAAACCTTTCAAGAAGAATATATTGATTGTGAAACAGAATGGATGGATATATTAGACGAATTGAATGAGGCAGCAAGTCTAATCAAAATCTTGTTAGTTAATAGCAAATCTGATGAAGCACTCAATTATACAACTTATACAAATCAGGGGGATGGGCTTACCGTAATTGTAATTGGTGGTTTAAGCCTATCACGTGGCCTTACAATTGAAGGATTGACAATCAGTTACATTTATCGTAACTCAAAGATGTATGATACGCTGATGCAAATGGGGAGATGGTTTGGCTATCGTGATGGATATGAAGATATATGTCGTATTTACATGTCAGATATTTCGTATGGCTGGTATTGTCATATTAGTGAGGCGACAGAAGAACTTCGGATGCAAGTAAAACGAATGAGTCGTGAACAGAAAAAACCAAGTGATTTCGGACTATATGTCAGAGCGCATCCAGATACATTAATTGTTACAGCACTAAATAAAATGCGTTATGCGGAAAATCGTTCATTCCATATTAGCTATGATGGTAAGCTTATGGAGACCCATATACTACCTGCATCTATTGATAAAAATGAAAGTAATAGATCGTTTTTTAAATCTTTTTTTGATATATTAAGCCAGTCAAGCGCCCCTTATATTGATGCAACTAACTCGCTTTTATTTAAGAATATAAATTGGGAAGATATTCAAAATTTCATTTTTAGCTTTCAATTTCATAACGATTTATCTGATTTGCAAGAAAATATTCCAAAATTTATCAAGGAAATTTCGGATATATATCCTTACTGGGACGTAGCATTCAGATCGTTGTCAGGAAAAGAACCTGAAATAGGTTATATGATCGCAGCACAGGAAAGAGATGTAGGTCATGATACTTCTGGACAACCAAGAAAACCTAGCTCAGAGAATGGTTGGTATACAGGAAATAAAAATAGATTTTCGGGTAATAGTATGTTTAAAATAGGACTAGATGATAATCAAATTATGAGAGCTCAAGAATTAGCAGCTGAGGCATCAAGGAAAAATCCTATCTTTAGTGATTATACAAATGTGAGAGGTAAACCTTTGTTACTTTTACACCTTCTAAATTTAATTGACAGAAAAAAAGATGATCAAGTTATCCAATCATTGGTTCCAGCTATTAGTCTAAGCTTTCCAAATTCAAGCGATGTTCGAACAATAAGGTATGTAGTAAACTCAGTATGGCTCAAACAATTCGAAGAGAATCAATATGATTCTTCTAGTGAGGAAGATGACTATGACATTAATATTTGA
- a CDS encoding ATP-binding protein, producing the protein MQEKILSPHAASLSQSMRDLGYSLETAIADLIDNSITAGARNIRIFLDIDEANDPCLVIIDDGSGMNENELIEAMRPGSRNPRDKRDKDDLGRFGLGLKTASFSQCKSLTVVSRKDQNTFAACWDLDLITARNEWIVTIPAIEDLLFTPYIKTLGFQGTYILWKKLDRFLENSINDSSKNNSYDKLSIVEKHLALVFHRYISGDYKRHKINIEINGHPIIAFDPFCISNKATQLLQEEIVRIDGNEIKIQPYILPHHSKLSKKDYDFYRSRGDFVTNQGAYIYRNGRLMAWGDWFRLVPKSEATKLARIQIDFTNVLDEYWTIDIKKSRAHPPPQVREKLKQIINRITDQSKRIHIGRGNRLFDKQSQPLWVRFSDRDKIRYEVNKEHVLINAFLNRIGPDNASILRDVISLIERSVPLEAIYADYSSVPQSFEEKEPIQYEDLKSQIMHFHILLTSDFSMDKENFKKTIFSMKQFNENRELTQKIIEELL; encoded by the coding sequence ATGCAAGAGAAGATTTTATCGCCTCATGCCGCATCTTTGAGCCAGTCAATGCGTGATCTAGGATACTCTCTAGAAACTGCCATTGCTGATCTTATTGATAATAGTATAACCGCAGGAGCACGTAATATTCGGATATTCCTAGATATTGATGAGGCAAATGATCCTTGTTTAGTCATCATTGATGATGGTTCAGGAATGAATGAGAATGAATTGATCGAAGCTATGCGTCCTGGTTCACGAAATCCGCGTGATAAGCGGGATAAAGATGATCTAGGGCGATTTGGGCTTGGACTCAAAACAGCTTCTTTCTCTCAATGCAAATCGCTTACTGTAGTTAGCCGAAAAGACCAGAATACATTTGCAGCTTGTTGGGATCTTGATCTGATTACGGCTCGTAATGAGTGGATTGTCACAATTCCAGCTATTGAAGATCTTCTCTTTACTCCTTATATTAAGACATTAGGTTTTCAAGGAACATATATTTTATGGAAAAAACTAGATCGATTTCTAGAAAATAGTATCAATGATAGCAGCAAAAATAATTCTTATGACAAACTATCTATAGTTGAGAAACATTTGGCATTAGTTTTTCATAGATATATAAGTGGTGATTATAAAAGACATAAGATTAATATTGAGATTAATGGACATCCTATTATAGCTTTCGATCCATTCTGTATTTCTAATAAAGCAACACAACTATTACAAGAAGAAATCGTAAGAATTGATGGAAATGAAATCAAGATCCAACCTTACATTTTACCACATCATAGTAAACTATCAAAGAAAGATTATGATTTTTATCGATCACGTGGCGATTTTGTAACTAACCAAGGAGCATATATATATAGAAACGGTCGATTAATGGCTTGGGGTGACTGGTTTAGATTAGTCCCGAAAAGTGAGGCAACAAAACTAGCACGAATTCAAATTGATTTTACAAATGTTCTCGACGAATATTGGACAATTGATATTAAGAAATCTCGTGCACATCCTCCACCTCAGGTTCGAGAAAAACTAAAGCAGATTATTAATCGAATTACTGATCAAAGCAAACGGATTCATATTGGTAGAGGGAATCGTTTATTTGATAAACAATCACAGCCGTTATGGGTTCGCTTTAGTGATAGAGATAAAATCCGTTATGAAGTTAATAAAGAACATGTTCTTATAAATGCTTTTCTCAATAGAATTGGTCCAGATAATGCATCAATACTTAGAGATGTTATTTCTTTAATCGAACGTTCTGTACCACTTGAAGCCATATATGCCGACTATTCTTCTGTTCCACAATCATTTGAGGAAAAAGAGCCAATTCAATATGAGGATTTGAAAAGCCAAATAATGCATTTCCATATTCTACTCACTTCTGATTTCTCAATGGATAAGGAGAATTTCAAAAAAACAATTTTCAGCATGAAACAATTTAATGAAAATCGAGAATTGACACAAAAGATAATTGAGGAGTTACTATAA